From Lawsonia intracellularis PHE/MN1-00, the proteins below share one genomic window:
- a CDS encoding ABC transporter permease produces the protein MTYIMRFVQQHIILLIGLIIVLFMVVIAVFAPLLAPYDPTELHLNAVLEPPSNTFLLGTDALGRDVLSRLLYGARASLGVGFIAVGIAVVIGVFFGLIAGYFGGITDEIIMRVVDTMLCFPSFFLILAVIAFLEPSLTNIMIIIGLTSWMGVARLVRAETLSLRERDFIAAAKLCGASTTRILLIHILPNTLTPVFISATLGIAGAILVESSLSFLGLGVQPPDPSWGNMLMEGKDTLEIAPWLSFYPGLAILITILGYNLLGEGLRDTFDPRLAR, from the coding sequence ATGACTTATATTATGAGGTTTGTTCAACAACATATAATTCTTCTAATAGGACTCATTATTGTTTTATTTATGGTTGTTATTGCTGTTTTTGCACCACTGCTAGCCCCATATGATCCAACAGAATTACATCTTAATGCAGTGCTTGAACCTCCATCTAATACGTTTCTTCTTGGAACAGATGCATTAGGAAGAGATGTACTTTCTCGATTATTATATGGAGCAAGAGCCTCTCTTGGAGTTGGATTCATTGCTGTAGGTATTGCTGTTGTCATTGGTGTATTTTTTGGATTAATTGCAGGTTACTTTGGTGGTATTACAGATGAAATTATAATGAGAGTAGTTGATACAATGCTTTGTTTCCCCTCATTTTTTCTTATTCTTGCTGTTATTGCATTTCTTGAACCAAGTTTAACAAATATTATGATTATTATTGGCCTTACATCCTGGATGGGAGTAGCAAGGCTTGTAAGAGCAGAAACATTATCTTTAAGAGAAAGAGATTTTATTGCTGCTGCTAAGCTTTGTGGTGCAAGTACTACACGTATACTTCTTATCCATATTCTCCCAAATACACTTACTCCTGTTTTTATTTCAGCAACATTAGGTATTGCAGGAGCAATATTAGTAGAATCTTCTTTAAGTTTTTTAGGACTTGGGGTGCAACCTCCAGATCCTAGTTGGGGAAATATGTTAATGGAAGGTAAAGATACACTTGAAATAGCTCCTTGGCTTTCATTTTACCCTGGTTTAGCTATTTTAATAACTATCCTTGGGTATAACCTATTAGGTGAGGGGTTACGTGATACATTTGATCCACGGTTAGCACGTTAG
- a CDS encoding ABC transporter permease: MYQSTKSLILYFIKKILWILVVLWGITIVSFIVIHLAPGSPTDLQTTLNPMAGETTKQRLESLYGINRPIYVQYIDWLSRIIRFDFGTSMSADARPVIVKIFERLPLTVFMNVLSLAISLMIAIPLGVLSAWKQDSLFDKLITILVFLGFAMPGFWLALLLMLWFGLDLQWFPISGITSLDFSYLSLWGKIKDVASHLVLPIIVMTVGSIAGISRFMRASMLEVLRQDFILTAKAKGLSTWKVIFRHALRNALLPVITLLGLSVPGLIGGSVIIESIFALPGLGQLFYTAVMARDYPLIMGNLVLGAILTLLGNFLADVCYGIADPRIRQGAIR, encoded by the coding sequence ATGTATCAGTCTACAAAATCACTTATCTTATATTTTATAAAAAAAATACTATGGATACTAGTAGTCCTTTGGGGAATCACTATTGTTAGTTTTATTGTAATTCACTTAGCCCCAGGAAGTCCAACAGACTTACAAACAACATTAAATCCAATGGCTGGTGAAACTACTAAACAAAGGTTAGAGTCTCTTTATGGTATTAATAGACCAATATATGTTCAATACATAGATTGGTTATCAAGAATTATTCGATTTGATTTTGGAACATCAATGTCTGCTGATGCACGACCTGTTATTGTGAAGATTTTTGAACGTCTTCCTTTAACAGTATTTATGAATGTTCTATCATTAGCAATTTCATTAATGATAGCTATCCCTTTAGGTGTATTATCTGCATGGAAACAGGATAGTTTATTTGATAAGTTGATAACTATTCTTGTTTTTCTTGGTTTTGCTATGCCAGGTTTTTGGTTAGCCTTATTACTTATGTTGTGGTTTGGCCTTGATCTACAATGGTTCCCTATTTCTGGAATTACATCATTAGACTTTTCATATCTTTCTCTATGGGGAAAAATTAAAGATGTTGCCTCCCACTTAGTATTGCCAATAATTGTCATGACTGTAGGCAGCATAGCAGGTATTTCTCGCTTTATGAGAGCGTCTATGTTAGAAGTGTTACGTCAAGATTTTATTTTGACTGCAAAAGCTAAAGGACTTTCTACATGGAAAGTTATTTTTCGCCATGCATTAAGAAATGCCCTACTTCCTGTCATTACACTTCTTGGTCTTTCTGTTCCAGGACTCATTGGTGGTAGTGTCATTATTGAAAGTATTTTTGCTTTACCTGGACTTGGTCAACTTTTTTATACAGCTGTTATGGCAAGAGATTATCCATTAATCATGGGAAATCTTGTATTAGGAGCAATATTAACTCTTTTAGGTAATTTTTTGGCTGATGTTTGTTATGGCATAGCTGATCCTCGTATTCGTCAGGGAGCCATAAGATGA
- a CDS encoding DUF3179 domain-containing protein, whose product MRYHYSLSVILTILLTFSMVTSTLAIPRTEKDLQYIANNLTETPVKYGDIPSITQPEYISVNDANLTLEGRDPVFIVFIPGSQPRIYPQRIMVWHEVVNEYINGKSYVITYSPISGSMAAYESTIEGMNLIFDTEGKLFNSTSVLIDRNTGSLWSQLIGMAFDGPLKGKGLRYIVSWWTTWDKAKEMYPTALVLATPRGTNKPYGRDPYGSYVTHGNYYDDERIVYPVVQQDKKHQLHPKTKVLGIEIEGLPLAIDEAYVKEKKVVNFYFGPYALVALYDSRLDIVRVFNREVWDKQILFTQNPQGLLVDIDTNTIWNYDGIAIQGKLKDASISEFFGINAFWFSWYAFNPESLLVPGSTVVPSSALIKNALFLE is encoded by the coding sequence ATGAGATACCATTATTCTTTATCAGTTATTCTAACCATACTTCTTACATTTTCTATGGTTACGAGTACACTTGCAATTCCAAGGACAGAAAAAGATTTACAGTATATTGCAAACAATCTTACAGAGACACCTGTAAAATATGGTGATATTCCATCTATCACTCAACCTGAATATATATCAGTAAATGATGCAAACCTTACTCTTGAAGGACGTGATCCTGTATTTATAGTATTCATTCCAGGTTCACAACCACGAATCTATCCTCAAAGAATTATGGTATGGCATGAGGTTGTTAACGAGTATATCAATGGGAAAAGTTATGTCATAACCTACTCTCCTATTTCTGGTTCAATGGCTGCATATGAGTCAACAATAGAAGGAATGAATCTTATTTTTGATACTGAAGGAAAACTTTTTAATAGTACAAGCGTATTAATCGATAGAAACACAGGAAGTCTATGGAGTCAACTGATAGGAATGGCCTTTGACGGTCCACTTAAAGGAAAAGGATTACGATATATTGTTTCTTGGTGGACAACATGGGATAAAGCCAAAGAGATGTATCCAACAGCCTTAGTCCTAGCTACACCAAGAGGAACAAATAAACCCTATGGTAGGGATCCATATGGTTCATATGTAACCCATGGCAACTATTATGACGATGAACGTATTGTATATCCAGTAGTTCAACAAGATAAAAAACATCAACTTCATCCTAAAACAAAGGTACTTGGTATTGAAATTGAAGGCTTACCCTTAGCTATTGATGAAGCTTATGTTAAAGAGAAAAAAGTTGTTAACTTCTACTTTGGACCATATGCATTAGTTGCTTTATATGATTCTCGATTAGATATAGTGAGAGTCTTTAACCGTGAAGTTTGGGATAAACAAATATTGTTTACTCAAAATCCACAAGGACTTCTTGTAGATATTGATACAAATACAATATGGAACTATGATGGAATAGCTATACAAGGTAAACTAAAAGATGCTTCTATCTCTGAGTTCTTTGGTATAAATGCATTTTGGTTTTCTTGGTATGCTTTTAATCCTGAGTCTCTTCTTGTACCAGGATCAACGGTTGTACCTAGCTCAGCACTTATAAAAAATGCTTTATTTCTAGAATAA